A single window of Oreochromis aureus strain Israel breed Guangdong linkage group 5, ZZ_aureus, whole genome shotgun sequence DNA harbors:
- the bap1 gene encoding ubiquitin carboxyl-terminal hydrolase BAP1 isoform X2: MNKGWLELESDPGLFTLLVEDFGVKGVQVEEIYDLQSKCQSPVYGFIFLFKWIEERRSRRKVNTLVDETSVIDEEIVNDMFFAHQLIPNSCATHALLSVLLNCSGVELGTTLSRMKAFTKGFSPESKGYAIGNAPELARAHNSHARPEPRHLPEKQNGISAVRTMEAFHFVSYVPIKDRLFELDGLKAYPIDHGPWGEEEEWTDKARRVIMERIGLATAGEPYHDIRFNLMAVVPDRRMKYESKLEILKRNRQTVLEGLQKMIRLTQPELVHDKKQQGSSSPDESSVTVKKEADADPVTSQGGEHASSGDSGVQSKDTTSSSGNTKVMGKPPVPTGGGSQQVTSSNPIVQRLPAFLDNHNYAKSPMQEEEDLAAGVGRSRMPGHPQPPYSDDEDDYDDEEEEMTGSAGTSSRFRRKASLRSRTGRVATGMESQIALSVLAEKLKKEAQRKDALNTPLSVRTEGRTGGICITSASQPSPTPSNESTDTASEIGSAFNSPLRSPARSQAATRPSSPVASHLSRVLFGEDEMLRLDSRHNRAVRELGPSVSVALLHLQEDGTIYALPPSDLAADGTKRPSTPEKLKDKEQADGKEGVKGGDEGPSAEVKKEEGSTDGAELKPGKEKLNTVETPADSKPPGDKYSPKELLALLKCVEADIANYEVHLKEEVEKRKKYKIDDQRRTHNYDEFICTFISMLAQEGMLASLVEQNISVRRRQGVSIGRLHKQRKPDRRKRSRPYKAKRQ, encoded by the exons ATGAATAAAGGGTGGCTAGAGCTCGAGAGCGATCCTG GACTGTTCACTCTGCTGGTGGAAGATTTCG GTGTCAAGGGGGTACAGGTGGAGGAAATCTATGATCTCCAAAGCAAGTGTCAGAG cCCAGTCTATGGCTTCATCTTCCTCTTTAAGTGGATTGAGGAGCGTAGATCCAGGAGGAAAGTTAATACACTGGTGGATGAAACGTCAGTCATTGATGAGGAAATTGTAAATGATATGTTTTTTGCTCATCAG CTGATACCGAACTCATGCGCCACCCATGCTTTGCTGAGTGTTCTTCTGAACTGCAGTGGAGTTGAGCTTGGCACCACCCTTAGTCGCATGAAAGCTTTTACGAAAGGCTTTAGTCCAGAA AGCAAAGGTTATGCAATAGGAAATGCCCCAGAGCTTGCCAGAGCACATAACAGCCATGCCAG ACCGGAGCCTAGGCACTTGCCAGAAAAACAGAACGGGATCAGTGCAGTGCGGACCATGGAAGCCTTCCACTTTGTTAGCTATGTACCCATCAAAGACCGCCTCTTTGAGCTTGATGGGCTCAAGGCTTATCCCATTGACCATG GACCCTGGGGTGAGGAGGAGGAATGGACTGATAAGGCACGGCGTGTTATTATGGAGAGGATTGGACTGGCCACTGCTGG CGAACCATACCATGATATCCGCTTTAACCTGATGGCAGTGGTGCCTGACCGCAGAATGAAGTACGAGTCCAAGCTGGAAATATTAAAACGAAATCGACAGACTGTGCTGGAGGGTCTACAGAAG ATGATCCGGCTCACCCAGCCCGAGCTTGTCCATGACAAGAAGCAGCAAGGCTCTTCCTCTCCAGATGAAAGCAGCGTCACAGTCAAGAAAGAAGCAGATGCAGACCCAGTTACATCCCAAGGTGGTGAACACGCATCTTCAG GCGACTCAGGGGTTCAGTCCAAGGACACCACTAGCTCGTCAGGAAACACTAAGGTCATGGGCAAACCACCAGTCCCCACCGGAGGAGGATCCCAGCAAGTAACTAGTTCCAATCCCATTGTTCAACGTTTGCCCGCCTTTCTGGACAACCACAACTATGCCAAGTCTCCAATGCAG gaggaggaagatCTTGCGGCTGGTGTCGGACGCTCTCGGATGCCAGGCCATCCTCAACCCCCTTACTCGGATGATGAAGATGACTACGATGACGAGGAGGAAGAGATGACTGGCTCTGCAGGAACATCCAGCAG GTTTAGGCGGAAGGCAAGCCTACGCTCGAGGACGGGACGGGTTGCGACTGGAATGGAGAGCCAGATCGCCCTCAGTGTTTTGGCTGAGAAACTAAAAAAGGAGGCTCAAAGAAAAGATGCCCTGAATACACCTCTGTCTGTCCGCACTGAGGGTCGCACCGGGGGCATTTGCATCACATCTGCTTCACAACCTTCCCCCACACCCAGCAATGAGAGCACTGATACAGCCTCTGAGATTGGCAGCGCCTTTAACTCCCCCTTGCGCTCTCCGGCTCGCTCCCAGGCTGCCACTCGCCCATCCAGTCCGGTCGCTTCCCATCTGTCTCGCGTGCTGTTTGGAGAAGATGAGATGCTGAGGCTCGACTCCAGACATAACCGTGCCGTACGGGAGCTCGGCCCCTCTGTCAGTGTAGCCCTGCTACATCTACAGGAGGATGGAACCATCTATGCTCTCCCTCCATCTG ATTTGGCTGCTGATGGCACAAAGCGGCCCAGCACTCCTGAGAAGTTGAAAGACAAAGAGCAGGCAGACGGAAAGGAAGGCGTGAAAGGAGGAGATGAGGGACCGTCTGCAGAGGTGAAGAAGGAAGAGGGGAGCACAGATGGAGCTGAGCTGAAACCAGGCAAGGAAAAGCTCAACACCGTGGAAACTCCTGCAGACAGCAAACCTCCTGGGGATAAGTATTCACCCAAA GAGCTGCTTGCACTGCTCAAGTGTGTAGAGGCTGACATTGCCAATTATGAGGTGCATCTAAAGGAAGAggtggaaaagaggaagaaatacAAA
- the bap1 gene encoding ubiquitin carboxyl-terminal hydrolase BAP1 isoform X1, whose product MNKGWLELESDPGLFTLLVEDFGVKGVQVEEIYDLQSKCQSPVYGFIFLFKWIEERRSRRKVNTLVDETSVIDEEIVNDMFFAHQLIPNSCATHALLSVLLNCSGVELGTTLSRMKAFTKGFSPESKGYAIGNAPELARAHNSHARPEPRHLPEKQNGISAVRTMEAFHFVSYVPIKDRLFELDGLKAYPIDHGPWGEEEEWTDKARRVIMERIGLATAGEPYHDIRFNLMAVVPDRRMKYESKLEILKRNRQTVLEGLQKMIRLTQPELVHDKKQQGSSSPDESSVTVKKEADADPVTSQGGEHASSGDSGVQSKDTTSSSGNTKVMGKPPVPTGGGSQQVTSSNPIVQRLPAFLDNHNYAKSPMQEEEDLAAGVGRSRMPGHPQPPYSDDEDDYDDEEEEMTGSAGTSSRFRRKASLRSRTGRVATGMESQIALSVLAEKLKKEAQRKDALNTPLSVRTEGRTGGICITSASQPSPTPSNESTDTASEIGSAFNSPLRSPARSQAATRPSSPVASHLSRVLFGEDEMLRLDSRHNRAVRELGPSVSVALLHLQEDGTIYALPPSADLAADGTKRPSTPEKLKDKEQADGKEGVKGGDEGPSAEVKKEEGSTDGAELKPGKEKLNTVETPADSKPPGDKYSPKELLALLKCVEADIANYEVHLKEEVEKRKKYKIDDQRRTHNYDEFICTFISMLAQEGMLASLVEQNISVRRRQGVSIGRLHKQRKPDRRKRSRPYKAKRQ is encoded by the exons ATGAATAAAGGGTGGCTAGAGCTCGAGAGCGATCCTG GACTGTTCACTCTGCTGGTGGAAGATTTCG GTGTCAAGGGGGTACAGGTGGAGGAAATCTATGATCTCCAAAGCAAGTGTCAGAG cCCAGTCTATGGCTTCATCTTCCTCTTTAAGTGGATTGAGGAGCGTAGATCCAGGAGGAAAGTTAATACACTGGTGGATGAAACGTCAGTCATTGATGAGGAAATTGTAAATGATATGTTTTTTGCTCATCAG CTGATACCGAACTCATGCGCCACCCATGCTTTGCTGAGTGTTCTTCTGAACTGCAGTGGAGTTGAGCTTGGCACCACCCTTAGTCGCATGAAAGCTTTTACGAAAGGCTTTAGTCCAGAA AGCAAAGGTTATGCAATAGGAAATGCCCCAGAGCTTGCCAGAGCACATAACAGCCATGCCAG ACCGGAGCCTAGGCACTTGCCAGAAAAACAGAACGGGATCAGTGCAGTGCGGACCATGGAAGCCTTCCACTTTGTTAGCTATGTACCCATCAAAGACCGCCTCTTTGAGCTTGATGGGCTCAAGGCTTATCCCATTGACCATG GACCCTGGGGTGAGGAGGAGGAATGGACTGATAAGGCACGGCGTGTTATTATGGAGAGGATTGGACTGGCCACTGCTGG CGAACCATACCATGATATCCGCTTTAACCTGATGGCAGTGGTGCCTGACCGCAGAATGAAGTACGAGTCCAAGCTGGAAATATTAAAACGAAATCGACAGACTGTGCTGGAGGGTCTACAGAAG ATGATCCGGCTCACCCAGCCCGAGCTTGTCCATGACAAGAAGCAGCAAGGCTCTTCCTCTCCAGATGAAAGCAGCGTCACAGTCAAGAAAGAAGCAGATGCAGACCCAGTTACATCCCAAGGTGGTGAACACGCATCTTCAG GCGACTCAGGGGTTCAGTCCAAGGACACCACTAGCTCGTCAGGAAACACTAAGGTCATGGGCAAACCACCAGTCCCCACCGGAGGAGGATCCCAGCAAGTAACTAGTTCCAATCCCATTGTTCAACGTTTGCCCGCCTTTCTGGACAACCACAACTATGCCAAGTCTCCAATGCAG gaggaggaagatCTTGCGGCTGGTGTCGGACGCTCTCGGATGCCAGGCCATCCTCAACCCCCTTACTCGGATGATGAAGATGACTACGATGACGAGGAGGAAGAGATGACTGGCTCTGCAGGAACATCCAGCAG GTTTAGGCGGAAGGCAAGCCTACGCTCGAGGACGGGACGGGTTGCGACTGGAATGGAGAGCCAGATCGCCCTCAGTGTTTTGGCTGAGAAACTAAAAAAGGAGGCTCAAAGAAAAGATGCCCTGAATACACCTCTGTCTGTCCGCACTGAGGGTCGCACCGGGGGCATTTGCATCACATCTGCTTCACAACCTTCCCCCACACCCAGCAATGAGAGCACTGATACAGCCTCTGAGATTGGCAGCGCCTTTAACTCCCCCTTGCGCTCTCCGGCTCGCTCCCAGGCTGCCACTCGCCCATCCAGTCCGGTCGCTTCCCATCTGTCTCGCGTGCTGTTTGGAGAAGATGAGATGCTGAGGCTCGACTCCAGACATAACCGTGCCGTACGGGAGCTCGGCCCCTCTGTCAGTGTAGCCCTGCTACATCTACAGGAGGATGGAACCATCTATGCTCTCCCTCCATCTG CAGATTTGGCTGCTGATGGCACAAAGCGGCCCAGCACTCCTGAGAAGTTGAAAGACAAAGAGCAGGCAGACGGAAAGGAAGGCGTGAAAGGAGGAGATGAGGGACCGTCTGCAGAGGTGAAGAAGGAAGAGGGGAGCACAGATGGAGCTGAGCTGAAACCAGGCAAGGAAAAGCTCAACACCGTGGAAACTCCTGCAGACAGCAAACCTCCTGGGGATAAGTATTCACCCAAA GAGCTGCTTGCACTGCTCAAGTGTGTAGAGGCTGACATTGCCAATTATGAGGTGCATCTAAAGGAAGAggtggaaaagaggaagaaatacAAA